One part of the Sporosarcina ureae genome encodes these proteins:
- the menB gene encoding 1,4-dihydroxy-2-naphthoyl-CoA synthase encodes MTRQWETLRTYDDIKYEMYNGIAKITINRPEVRNAFRPKTVMEMIDAFSRARDDQRIGVIVLTGEGEKAFCSGGDQSVRGHGGYVGDDEIPRLNVLDLQRLIRVIPKPVVAMVAGYAIGGGHVLHVVCDLTIAADNARFGQTGPTVGSFDAGYGSGYLARIVGHKKAREIWYLCRQYDAQEALDMGLVNTVVPYEQLEDETVQWCEEMLGKSPTALRFLKAAMNADTDGLAGLQQLAGDATLLYYTTDEAKEGRDAFKEKRKPDFDQFPRFP; translated from the coding sequence ATGACCCGTCAATGGGAAACGCTTCGTACATATGATGATATCAAGTACGAAATGTACAATGGTATCGCAAAAATCACGATCAATCGTCCGGAAGTGCGCAACGCATTCCGTCCGAAAACAGTTATGGAAATGATCGATGCATTTTCACGCGCAAGAGATGATCAGCGAATTGGAGTTATCGTGTTAACTGGTGAAGGGGAGAAAGCTTTCTGTTCAGGAGGCGATCAATCTGTTCGCGGTCACGGTGGATATGTTGGAGATGACGAAATTCCACGCTTAAACGTTTTAGATCTTCAACGCTTGATTCGCGTTATTCCAAAGCCTGTTGTCGCAATGGTTGCCGGATATGCAATTGGTGGCGGTCACGTGTTACATGTAGTGTGTGACTTAACGATTGCTGCAGACAATGCACGTTTTGGACAAACAGGACCTACTGTAGGCTCGTTCGACGCAGGATATGGTTCAGGATACCTCGCACGTATTGTTGGTCATAAGAAAGCACGTGAAATCTGGTACCTATGCCGTCAATACGACGCACAGGAAGCACTCGACATGGGCTTAGTCAACACAGTTGTTCCGTATGAGCAGCTTGAAGACGAGACTGTTCAATGGTGTGAAGAAATGCTCGGCAAGAGTCCTACTGCACTTCGCTTCTTGAAAGCAGCAATGAATGCAGATACAGATGGCTTGGCTGGTCTACAGCAATTAGCTGGGGATGCAACATTGCTTTATTATACGACGGATGAAGCGAAAGAAGGACGCGACGCATTTAAAGAAAAGCGTAAGCCAGACTTCGATCAATTCCCACGTTTCCCTTAA
- the menH gene encoding 2-succinyl-6-hydroxy-2,4-cyclohexadiene-1-carboxylate synthase, producing the protein MTTKMLTIRGIDTHIAKFGEEQLPAIVLLHGFTGSTATWQQTIEELAVDYYVVAVDLIGHGKTEAPEKMNRYRMEEQIEDLNEVLQKLEITNPILLGYSMGGRVALGYTTTYPDKVKSLVLESSSPGLRTSEQQLARRTADDKLADRIEQQGMIEFANFWQEIPLFHSQKKLSDSQQQAVRNERLNQRPIGLANSLRGIGTGSQPSYWQALEQLSLPVLLLTGSEDEKFEMIAQDMMKSLPNAQHETIKDAGHAIHVEKPQQFATMIKSYLKTV; encoded by the coding sequence TTGACAACTAAAATGTTGACGATCAGAGGTATTGATACGCATATTGCAAAGTTCGGGGAGGAACAGTTGCCAGCAATTGTTTTATTGCATGGTTTTACAGGTTCGACCGCTACTTGGCAGCAAACGATTGAAGAGCTTGCGGTGGATTATTATGTAGTCGCAGTCGATTTAATCGGTCATGGTAAAACGGAAGCGCCTGAAAAGATGAACCGCTATAGGATGGAAGAGCAAATTGAAGATTTGAATGAAGTCTTGCAGAAGCTTGAAATAACCAATCCCATTCTACTTGGTTATTCGATGGGAGGGCGTGTCGCGCTAGGCTATACGACAACCTACCCTGACAAAGTGAAAAGTTTAGTACTTGAGAGCAGTTCACCAGGCTTGCGTACGTCTGAACAACAACTTGCACGACGCACAGCAGATGATAAGCTTGCGGACAGGATAGAACAGCAAGGAATGATTGAATTCGCCAACTTTTGGCAGGAGATTCCGCTGTTTCATTCACAAAAGAAATTGTCTGACTCACAGCAACAAGCAGTGCGTAATGAACGCCTCAATCAACGGCCAATTGGTTTAGCAAACAGTTTACGAGGGATTGGAACGGGGAGTCAGCCTTCATACTGGCAGGCGCTAGAGCAACTTTCACTTCCTGTATTATTGCTTACGGGCAGTGAAGACGAGAAATTTGAAATGATTGCGCAGGACATGATGAAAAGCTTGCCAAATGCGCAGCATGAAACGATAAAAGATGCGGGGCATGCAATTCACGTGGAAAAACCTCAACAATTTGCTACAATGATAAAGAGCTATCTGAAAACAGTGTAA
- the menD gene encoding 2-succinyl-5-enolpyruvyl-6-hydroxy-3-cyclohexene-1-carboxylic-acid synthase has translation MNDHQTGLTSYVLRLTDTLIRQEATKAVISPGSRSTPLAYAFTNSTNMQTYMHTDERSAAFYALGLVKATGQPVVLLCTSGTAASNYHPAVTEAFYARLPLIVITADRPHELREVGAPQAIDQIRMFGEHVKDSVDFPVPENREDILRYMEQRAVRLLSIAKTAPQGPVHLNVPFREPLLIDLEATAPVSRFQQQLVGDLAVTEEMKTVLESAIVQAEKGIIVMGEQPTTLDKERFWQFARALQWPVLCDPLSNLRSQVPTDCDDLCIDQYDALLKSEMFAENVRPDCVIRFGPQPISKPLLLFLKKTCPKTYIVVDDSPNYRDPIGLTTHHLQVSAASIWQQVSVPRERTEYTKQWTRANQISADVMNEDQHFNQDEGHFVRQFIANLPDGSDVVCSSSMPIRDLDTHFKKTNRDISLFCNRGANGIDGVVSTALGIQEGRQRKTYLLIGDLAFLHDMNGLIISRLQQTDLTIVLINNNGGGIFSYLPQASIEQHYEQLFGTPTNMTFNHVAAMYEAQYDAVDTTRAFEQAMQAAKTANLRIIEVATVRADNVEAHRSVWREIAKRVERIDN, from the coding sequence ATGAATGATCACCAGACAGGATTAACGAGTTATGTGCTTCGCTTAACGGATACGCTTATACGACAAGAAGCAACCAAGGCGGTTATTAGTCCAGGCTCCAGATCGACACCGCTTGCGTATGCGTTTACGAACTCTACAAATATGCAGACGTATATGCATACCGATGAGCGTTCTGCAGCTTTTTATGCACTTGGATTAGTGAAAGCGACTGGGCAACCTGTTGTTTTGCTATGTACGTCAGGAACAGCAGCATCGAACTATCATCCTGCTGTGACAGAAGCGTTTTATGCAAGACTGCCGTTGATCGTCATCACGGCGGATCGTCCGCATGAATTACGTGAAGTCGGTGCACCACAGGCGATTGATCAAATTCGCATGTTTGGAGAGCACGTCAAAGATAGTGTCGACTTCCCTGTGCCTGAAAACAGAGAAGACATTTTACGGTACATGGAACAACGTGCAGTTAGACTTCTATCCATTGCCAAAACTGCACCTCAAGGGCCTGTGCATTTGAATGTGCCGTTTCGTGAGCCATTGCTCATTGACTTGGAAGCCACAGCGCCTGTTAGCCGATTCCAGCAACAGTTAGTAGGGGATCTCGCTGTAACGGAAGAAATGAAAACTGTACTAGAATCGGCCATTGTGCAAGCGGAAAAAGGCATAATTGTAATGGGTGAGCAACCGACGACTCTAGATAAAGAACGTTTCTGGCAGTTCGCTAGAGCACTTCAATGGCCAGTATTATGTGATCCGTTATCCAATCTACGCTCACAAGTACCGACAGATTGTGATGATCTTTGTATCGATCAGTACGATGCCTTGCTAAAAAGTGAAATGTTTGCTGAAAACGTGCGACCTGATTGTGTCATACGATTTGGTCCGCAGCCCATTTCTAAGCCATTACTTTTGTTTTTGAAGAAGACTTGTCCTAAAACGTATATCGTAGTGGATGATTCACCAAATTATCGTGATCCGATTGGTCTGACTACTCACCACTTGCAAGTGAGTGCAGCGAGTATTTGGCAGCAAGTATCTGTACCACGCGAGCGAACAGAATATACGAAACAATGGACTAGAGCCAATCAAATTTCCGCAGACGTAATGAATGAAGATCAACATTTCAATCAAGATGAAGGTCACTTCGTTCGTCAATTTATTGCCAATTTACCGGATGGCTCTGATGTAGTCTGCAGTAGCAGCATGCCGATTCGGGACTTGGATACGCATTTCAAAAAGACGAACCGTGATATTTCGTTGTTCTGCAATAGAGGAGCAAATGGAATTGACGGAGTTGTCTCGACTGCTCTTGGAATTCAGGAAGGCCGTCAACGCAAAACCTATTTATTGATTGGTGATTTAGCGTTTTTACATGACATGAACGGATTGATTATTTCCCGGTTACAGCAAACTGATTTGACGATTGTTTTAATTAATAACAATGGTGGCGGGATTTTCTCCTATTTGCCGCAAGCGTCAATTGAACAGCATTATGAACAATTATTCGGAACTCCAACTAATATGACGTTTAATCATGTCGCAGCGATGTATGAAGCACAATACGATGCAGTAGATACGACACGAGCATTTGAACAAGCGATGCAAGCAGCTAAAACGGCTAATTTACGAATTATTGAAGTAGCAACAGTGCGTGCAGACAATGTAGAAGCTCATCGCTCCGTATGGCGGGAAATTGCGAAGAGGGTGGAACGCATTGACAACTAA
- a CDS encoding isochorismate synthase: MNRKLTDRMRTVPATGADSRFFTETIEVETLSPLAFFEAGLSHYGEHRFFWQNADKTVKLVGLGQATVLTAELDRFQSISLQWAALCEGLIKEEKDIDPVLFGGFSFDPHTRQDDEWNAFPAAYFTVPLFQLKIEKGKTYVSINYITEEPQAAADFEALRQERDRLIHIAQIDEFTFQGKPDVIKQTELATDRYMDAVEQVTSHIKEQEAEKVVIARKIKLTFEEEFQKAAALHTITNEQSASYHFGLQIGDEMFFGATPERLVEISNGYAYSACVAGSIERGKTSQEDQQLGEVLLRDKKNREEHQYVVDMITQVFSEFCTSLQVSKTPKLLKVRDIQHLFTPVEGELAKDMDIFRLVEALHPTPALGGVPRQKALEIIREEEQMDRGFYAGPIGWTDSAGNGEFAVAIRSGLLTGNDAYLYAGGGIVADSTPTEEYAETWVKFRPVLRALGGRLHE, encoded by the coding sequence ATGAATCGGAAATTGACCGATCGAATGAGGACGGTTCCGGCAACAGGCGCTGATTCTCGTTTTTTTACGGAAACAATAGAAGTGGAAACACTAAGTCCACTTGCTTTTTTTGAAGCAGGTCTTTCACATTATGGTGAGCATCGTTTCTTCTGGCAGAATGCGGACAAGACAGTAAAACTTGTCGGATTAGGTCAAGCAACGGTATTAACAGCGGAGCTAGATCGTTTTCAATCGATTTCTTTACAGTGGGCAGCACTGTGTGAGGGATTAATTAAAGAAGAGAAAGATATCGATCCCGTGTTATTTGGCGGATTTTCTTTTGATCCTCATACGCGTCAAGATGATGAGTGGAATGCGTTCCCAGCCGCTTATTTTACTGTCCCTCTATTCCAACTGAAAATTGAAAAAGGGAAAACGTATGTATCCATTAATTATATTACGGAAGAACCGCAAGCGGCGGCTGATTTTGAAGCATTGCGTCAAGAACGTGATCGGCTGATCCATATTGCACAAATAGATGAATTCACGTTCCAAGGAAAGCCTGATGTGATCAAGCAGACTGAGCTAGCAACGGATCGCTATATGGATGCAGTTGAACAAGTAACATCGCATATTAAAGAACAAGAAGCGGAAAAAGTCGTTATTGCACGTAAAATCAAATTAACGTTTGAAGAAGAATTTCAAAAGGCCGCTGCATTGCATACCATTACGAATGAACAATCGGCTAGTTATCATTTCGGACTGCAAATTGGTGATGAGATGTTCTTTGGTGCGACACCTGAGCGTTTAGTCGAAATATCAAATGGATATGCGTATTCTGCATGTGTAGCTGGCTCAATTGAACGTGGAAAAACGTCTCAAGAAGATCAGCAGCTCGGAGAAGTATTATTACGTGATAAGAAAAACCGTGAAGAACATCAATATGTAGTCGATATGATTACGCAAGTGTTCTCGGAGTTCTGTACATCCCTTCAAGTTAGTAAAACGCCTAAACTTCTAAAGGTGCGGGACATCCAACATTTATTCACACCGGTTGAAGGGGAACTTGCGAAGGACATGGATATATTCCGTCTAGTCGAAGCACTTCATCCGACACCTGCGCTTGGGGGAGTTCCACGTCAGAAAGCGCTTGAAATTATTCGTGAAGAAGAGCAGATGGACCGTGGCTTTTATGCTGGACCGATTGGTTGGACGGATTCCGCAGGTAATGGAGAATTTGCGGTGGCAATTCGTTCTGGATTGTTAACTGGCAATGATGCATATTTGTATGCTGGCGGTGGTATAGTAGCCGATTCTACACCGACTGAAGAATATGCGGAAACATGGGTGAAATTCCGTCCTGTGTTACGCGCGCTCGGAGGCCGTTTACATGAATGA
- a CDS encoding 1,4-dihydroxy-2-naphthoate polyprenyltransferase, whose translation MQHTIETDTGWRVWWQLTRPHTLTAAFAPVFLGTMIALQYGPLHFPLFLAMLVASLFLQMATNMFNEYYDFKRGLDDEHSIGIGGTIVRNGVQPKTVLNLALMLYGLSVVLGIYICMETSWWLAAVGSVAMLIGYFYTGGPYPIAYTPFGELVSGFVMGMLLILIAFYIQTGTVTGNAILLSVPSMLLVGAIMLANNIRDIVQDTKGGRKTMAILTGRNNAVTILAIFFIVSYVWIIALVLTGHVSAWALLVLLSIPKPLHAVKTFRKYEQPLQVMPAMKDTGVTNTLFGLLLGIGILIAHFI comes from the coding sequence GTGCAACACACAATAGAAACCGATACTGGCTGGCGAGTTTGGTGGCAACTCACACGCCCCCACACATTGACTGCCGCTTTTGCGCCTGTCTTTTTAGGCACCATGATTGCGCTACAATACGGACCACTTCATTTTCCGTTATTTCTAGCGATGCTTGTAGCCAGTTTATTTTTGCAGATGGCTACGAATATGTTTAATGAATACTACGATTTCAAACGTGGACTTGATGATGAACATTCAATCGGGATTGGCGGCACGATCGTCAGAAACGGCGTACAGCCGAAGACCGTGTTAAATTTAGCGCTCATGCTCTACGGGCTATCCGTTGTTCTCGGCATTTACATTTGCATGGAAACTTCATGGTGGCTTGCCGCAGTAGGTTCCGTTGCTATGTTGATCGGCTATTTTTATACTGGCGGCCCCTATCCTATTGCTTATACTCCATTCGGTGAACTCGTTTCAGGATTCGTAATGGGCATGTTGTTGATCTTGATTGCGTTCTACATTCAAACAGGAACCGTTACAGGTAATGCAATATTACTTTCCGTACCAAGCATGCTACTAGTCGGTGCGATCATGCTGGCTAATAACATACGTGATATCGTACAAGATACCAAGGGTGGTAGAAAAACTATGGCCATCCTAACAGGTCGAAATAACGCAGTGACCATCTTGGCTATATTTTTCATCGTATCGTATGTATGGATCATTGCGCTTGTATTGACAGGCCACGTATCTGCTTGGGCATTACTTGTACTATTAAGCATCCCGAAACCTTTGCACGCTGTGAAGACATTCCGCAAGTATGAACAACCCCTTCAAGTCATGCCAGCTATGAAAGATACAGGTGTGACCAATACGCTGTTTGGACTACTTCTTGGGATTGGCATTCTTATAGCTCACTTCATCTGA
- a CDS encoding TraR/DksA C4-type zinc finger protein — protein MTTLLTTKQIETLKKELRAMEDRLTETEKETEIVNNAQDDVGELSMYDNHPADMGTELYEREKDMALNTHAEGELEKVQNALQAIEDGTYGTCEVCGKEIQHERLEAIPYTTVCIEDAQKDIPTDRPVEDDLLIMAEPNTFAARREGDAIDYEDSFQEIAESGTSDTPSDFIGSKNRDYDDLYDDENDEGVEEYEEFAVSDITGEPAGIVRNEEAVEYEEELDEEGIESPLGDIPYKKGDSYIDAEKDK, from the coding sequence GTGACTACATTGTTAACTACTAAACAAATAGAAACACTAAAAAAGGAACTACGTGCTATGGAAGACCGTCTAACGGAAACAGAAAAAGAGACGGAGATTGTAAATAATGCGCAGGACGATGTAGGTGAACTATCCATGTATGATAATCACCCTGCTGACATGGGAACCGAATTATACGAACGTGAAAAAGATATGGCACTTAACACGCACGCAGAAGGCGAACTGGAGAAAGTCCAGAACGCACTACAGGCTATCGAGGACGGCACGTACGGTACATGTGAAGTATGTGGTAAGGAAATACAACATGAGCGCTTAGAAGCAATCCCGTACACTACTGTGTGCATTGAAGATGCACAAAAAGATATACCGACTGATCGACCCGTTGAAGATGATCTACTAATCATGGCGGAACCCAATACATTTGCTGCCCGTAGAGAAGGTGACGCAATAGATTACGAAGACAGCTTCCAGGAAATTGCCGAGTCCGGAACATCTGATACCCCTTCTGACTTTATTGGAAGTAAAAACCGTGATTATGACGATCTGTATGATGACGAAAATGATGAAGGTGTAGAAGAATACGAAGAGTTTGCAGTCTCCGACATTACGGGTGAACCAGCCGGTATTGTTCGAAATGAAGAAGCAGTAGAATATGAAGAAGAATTAGATGAGGAAGGAATTGAATCACCATTGGGCGACATTCCTTACAAAAAAGGTGACAGCTACATCGATGCAGAGAAAGATAAGTAA
- a CDS encoding DMT family transporter, with product MNKPSIHPYIPIAIGVLTVGLSAIFVKLATADAGVIAFYRMFFSAVIMLPLFLISYRNELTTLTKREWLFTASSGIFLAIHFILWFESLNYTSVASSTVLVTLQPVFALAGTALFFKEIITGKMLTAVLVALTGSFIISWGDFQVSGAALFGDILALLACAFVTAYLLIGQNVRKRISLVTYTFLVYSVSSVALFIYVLVIQEPFFGYPSSDWGWFLALAILPNLLGHTLFNWAVKWVSTNVVSIAILFEPVLASIAAYFVLHEKITTLQLIGAIVVLTGILLFIIDVKSIKKKLFTKNT from the coding sequence TTGAATAAACCATCAATTCATCCTTACATACCGATCGCGATAGGTGTGCTCACTGTCGGCTTATCTGCAATCTTCGTAAAGTTGGCCACTGCAGATGCAGGAGTCATCGCCTTTTATCGTATGTTCTTTTCAGCAGTCATTATGCTTCCGTTATTCTTAATTTCGTATCGTAACGAACTAACAACATTAACAAAAAGAGAATGGTTGTTTACTGCGAGCTCAGGAATATTTTTGGCGATCCATTTTATACTGTGGTTTGAATCTCTGAACTACACATCAGTCGCCAGCTCTACCGTACTAGTTACGCTGCAGCCGGTATTTGCATTGGCTGGCACAGCATTGTTCTTTAAAGAGATCATTACAGGGAAGATGCTCACTGCTGTTCTTGTTGCATTAACCGGAAGTTTTATTATTAGTTGGGGAGACTTTCAAGTAAGTGGGGCCGCATTATTTGGAGATATCTTGGCGTTGCTAGCTTGTGCATTCGTTACAGCTTATTTATTAATTGGTCAAAATGTACGTAAAAGAATATCACTCGTGACGTACACCTTTCTTGTTTACTCCGTGAGTTCGGTTGCATTATTTATCTATGTACTCGTCATACAAGAACCGTTCTTTGGATATCCCTCATCTGATTGGGGCTGGTTCTTAGCTTTAGCAATCTTGCCAAATCTACTGGGGCACACATTATTTAACTGGGCAGTTAAGTGGGTGAGCACAAATGTAGTATCAATCGCCATTCTATTTGAACCTGTGCTTGCTTCAATCGCCGCTTACTTCGTGTTACACGAAAAAATAACTACACTCCAATTAATAGGCGCAATCGTTGTCCTGACGGGGATTCTACTGTTTATTATCGATGTGAAATCCATAAAGAAAAAACTATTTACGAAAAACACTTGA
- a CDS encoding MgtC/SapB family protein gives MFTLLADSFNGEALIKISVALVLSIIIGVEREIKKKPIGLKTSAVIATFSCLLTIISMEAAYLVPSRDDINITMDPLRLSAQIVSGIGFLGAGAILRRDNDNITGLTTAAMIWGAAGIGIAVGAGFYFEAFFTVISVMIVIELIAPMLGRFGPKRLRTKEANCTIIITQKSKIDDLIKYLHAENMEIDHMRIRQFQTPEHHYHHELQFKLMAHPKKSTSSLYIELTTLSYVESVELVIYP, from the coding sequence ATGTTTACATTACTTGCGGATTCATTTAATGGAGAAGCGCTAATTAAAATCAGTGTCGCCCTCGTACTTAGTATCATTATTGGCGTGGAGCGAGAAATCAAGAAGAAACCTATCGGACTGAAGACAAGCGCGGTCATCGCTACATTCAGTTGCCTATTGACAATCATTTCAATGGAAGCAGCCTATTTAGTGCCGTCCCGCGATGATATTAATATTACAATGGATCCTTTACGACTATCTGCACAAATCGTCAGTGGTATCGGATTCCTTGGCGCCGGTGCGATATTGCGCAGGGATAACGATAATATAACAGGACTTACTACTGCTGCTATGATCTGGGGCGCCGCGGGAATTGGTATTGCAGTAGGGGCTGGTTTTTACTTCGAAGCATTCTTCACTGTAATCAGTGTAATGATCGTTATTGAGCTAATCGCGCCTATGCTAGGTAGATTCGGTCCGAAACGGTTACGTACAAAAGAAGCAAATTGCACGATCATCATTACGCAAAAGTCTAAGATTGATGACCTCATAAAATACTTACATGCTGAAAACATGGAAATTGACCATATGCGTATTAGACAATTCCAAACACCCGAACATCATTACCATCATGAATTGCAATTTAAACTTATGGCACATCCAAAAAAATCTACCTCTTCACTCTATATAGAACTGACTACACTTTCTTATGTAGAATCGGTAGAGCTCGTTATTTATCCATAA
- a CDS encoding iron-containing alcohol dehydrogenase, giving the protein MDNFIFNNPTKLIFGKDQLQRLPKELEQYGKKVLLVYGGGSIKRNGLYDEITKMLNDNDFEVVDMPGVEPNPRLSTAKRGADLCKEHNIDVILAAGGGSVIDCTKLIASAAKYDGDPWDFVTGKATPKEALPFGTVLTITATSSEMNAGSVITNEETQEKYGWGGPLSYPQFSILDPKYTLSVPLDQTVNGIVDTMSHIFEQYFHTADNALLQDEICEAALRSVMKTGEQLVKDPENIDLRESMMFAGVWGLNGFLSMGTRGDWGTHNIEHAVSAVYDIPHAGGLAILFPHWMKQTFPKNPKRFVQLAVNVFGVDPADKTDEEVAMEGIDRLSAYWKKIGAPVTLADYDIDDSKLELMAEKAAVNGPVGGFAKLSKDEVLTLLKASL; this is encoded by the coding sequence TTGGATAACTTTATTTTTAACAATCCGACTAAATTAATATTCGGTAAAGATCAACTACAACGATTGCCAAAAGAGCTTGAACAATACGGTAAAAAGGTGTTACTCGTGTACGGTGGCGGCAGTATTAAGCGCAATGGCCTGTATGACGAAATTACAAAGATGTTAAACGACAATGATTTCGAAGTAGTGGACATGCCAGGTGTTGAACCCAATCCTCGTTTGTCGACAGCTAAGAGAGGCGCAGACCTTTGTAAAGAACATAATATCGATGTGATTCTCGCAGCTGGTGGCGGTTCTGTAATTGACTGTACGAAGTTAATTGCTTCCGCAGCGAAATATGACGGTGATCCTTGGGACTTTGTAACAGGTAAAGCAACGCCTAAAGAAGCACTTCCATTCGGTACGGTGCTGACGATAACTGCAACTAGTTCAGAAATGAATGCGGGTTCTGTTATTACTAATGAAGAGACACAAGAGAAATACGGTTGGGGTGGGCCATTAAGCTATCCACAGTTTTCTATATTAGATCCGAAATATACATTGTCAGTGCCGCTTGATCAAACAGTCAATGGAATTGTTGATACGATGTCCCACATTTTCGAACAATACTTCCACACGGCAGACAACGCATTGTTGCAAGATGAAATTTGCGAAGCGGCATTACGCTCTGTTATGAAGACTGGCGAACAACTAGTAAAAGATCCAGAAAATATAGACCTTCGTGAATCCATGATGTTTGCAGGAGTTTGGGGATTGAACGGTTTCTTATCGATGGGAACAAGAGGGGACTGGGGTACGCATAATATTGAACACGCCGTATCTGCTGTCTACGATATTCCGCACGCAGGCGGTTTGGCGATTCTATTCCCGCACTGGATGAAGCAAACATTCCCCAAAAACCCAAAGCGCTTTGTACAGCTAGCTGTTAATGTGTTCGGTGTAGATCCAGCTGATAAAACGGATGAAGAAGTTGCAATGGAAGGAATCGACCGCTTAAGTGCCTATTGGAAGAAGATTGGCGCACCTGTCACACTAGCGGATTATGATATCGATGACTCTAAATTAGAGTTAATGGCTGAAAAAGCTGCTGTAAATGGTCCGGTCGGTGGATTTGCTAAGCTTTCTAAGGATGAAGTTCTTACTTTATTGAAAGCTAGTTTATAA
- a CDS encoding DUF378 domain-containing protein, with the protein METLQKVTLAIALIGALNWGVVGIFRFDVIAQLTEGAYQPLARFLYIIIGLSGLMALQVLFTYWRREDGHKPTEETHSTSSVEQI; encoded by the coding sequence ATGGAAACACTGCAAAAAGTTACATTGGCCATCGCGCTGATCGGCGCATTAAACTGGGGAGTCGTTGGAATCTTTCGTTTTGACGTCATCGCACAACTTACTGAAGGTGCCTATCAGCCTCTAGCACGCTTCCTGTATATCATCATCGGATTGTCTGGTCTTATGGCGTTACAAGTCCTCTTTACGTATTGGCGAAGGGAAGACGGACATAAACCCACTGAAGAAACTCATTCCACTTCATCCGTTGAACAAATTTAA